From the genome of Nicotiana sylvestris chromosome 1, ASM39365v2, whole genome shotgun sequence:
ATAAGAAGAGGATAAAGTAAGAAGAGAACCAAGTCTGTGTTACCTGCTGTGGTGACTTTTAAGTCTTGAAGTTTGCTAATGCCTCCCAGCTCACATACATATAAATACTCATAAGATAGCAAATCATATAtagcttttctctctctttcaaTGGCGCCAATCAAGCTAGCTCTAACATGAAACCATCCCAACTCATATATAGAATCCCTCCTTGTACTCATCATTACACTTCACTTATGGCTAACTTTTTCAGAAACTTCATCTTCTTCTACACCTCAAAACATACCATAGAAGTATCCTTACCCTTAAGCAAAATCCTCCCATTCTTGAATTAATTCCAACATTTACAAGTCATATTGGTGGTAGGATGAAAAATATGATTCCTGCTTGTTTTAATATTCCTCATTCTGGTCATTCATTAaacactactactactactactacttcaCAAGTGCCTCAAAACCTTGTTACATGTATTTACCAAGCTCAGATTTGTGACTCACCAGTTTATCTTACACTCACTTGGTCCAAGAACATGTTTTCTCATTCTTTATTACTCCATGCACCTGATCTTTTCTCTATCACCATTCCTCTTCACCAATCTTCCTTTGCATTATTCAAAGCCCGGCCCGGATCCAAATCCATCCACCCGATCCAACGTGATCATAGAAAAATGAAGATCTATTGGGACTTCACACATGCCAAGTTTAATCAAAACTCAGCTGATCCTGAAGGGTGTTTTTACATTGCAATCACCTGCAATGCAAGATTGGAGTTTTTTCTTGGTGATATGCTAACGGAGTTGACGGGCCGGGCTAGGTTGGTCTCGGGCTGTTGCTCGGGTGATCTGACTTTGTTGTCGAGGCGAGAGCATGTGTTTGGACGTAGGAGTTATACTACTCGGGCGCGTATTATGGGGGTCAAACATGAATTTGTGATAGAATGTGGGGGTGGAGTCCTAAAAGTGAAAGTGGATGGGAAAACAAGTCTTGTAGTGAAAAGACTTGGGTGGAAATTTAGGGGCAATGAAAAAATTTTAGTTGGTCAAGTGGAGGTACACTTTTTTTGGGATGTCTTCAATTGggtaaataaaaataaatgtgACAATCATAATAAATTTGGGCATGGACATGGTGTTTTTGTGTTCCAAGTAGGTGATGGTGGTATTTGGCCTGAAATGGGTGGCGCCGAGAAGAAATTGATGAGGAAAAGTTTGTCGGCGACGGTCGGGCCAATGTCGGCACCACCGTCGGTTTCTTTGTTGTTGTCGCCATCGCCGTCGTGCTCTAGTGTGTTGCAATGGGCAGAGGAAAGCAGTGAATGTGGGAGGAGTTCATGGTCATCTATAAAATCAAGTGGGAGTAGTACTGGAGGATTTTCTTTGTTATTGTATGCATGGAGGAAGGATTGAGAttaactgatt
Proteins encoded in this window:
- the LOC104239909 gene encoding uncharacterized protein, yielding MKIYWDFTHAKFNQNSADPEGCFYIAITCNARLEFFLGDMLTELTGRARLVSGCCSGDLTLLSRREHVFGRRSYTTRARIMGVKHEFVIECGGGVLKVKVDGKTSLVVKRLGWKFRGNEKILVGQVEVHFFWDVFNWVNKNKCDNHNKFGHGHGVFVFQVGDGGIWPEMGGAEKKLMRKSLSATVGPMSAPPSVSLLLSPSPSCSSVLQWAEESSECGRSSWSSIKSSGSSTGGFSLLLYAWRKD